A part of Lepisosteus oculatus isolate fLepOcu1 chromosome 16, fLepOcu1.hap2, whole genome shotgun sequence genomic DNA contains:
- the sys1 gene encoding protein SYS1 homolog has product MASHFRSYIWDPVLIVSQIVLMQCVYYSFLGLWLAGVDGLVQNRRSLDQIFSYEVLGFSTPQGRLSMMAFILNSLTCALGLWFFIRRGKQCLDFTVTVHFFHLIGCWIYNSHLPAALSWWLVNIACMALMAVIGEYLCMRTELRAIPVNSGPKSSL; this is encoded by the exons ATGGCAAGTCACTTCCGCAGCTACATCTGGGACCCCGTCCTCATCGTGTCTCAGATCGTACTGATGCAGTGCGTCTACTACAGCTTCCTGGGCTTGTGGCTGGCCGGCGTGGACGGCCTGGTGCAGAACCGCCGATCCCTGGATCAGATCTTCAGCTACGAG GTGCTTGGGTTTTCTACACCTCAAGGACGACTCTCGATGATGGCATTTATCCTGAACTCGCTCACATG TGCGCTGGGCCTGTGGTTCTTCATCCGCCGCGGGAAGCAGTGTCTGGACTTCACCGTCACGGTCCACTTCTTCCACCTGATTGGCTGCTGGATCTACAACTCCCACCTCCCTGCTGCCCTCTCCTGGTGGCTGGTGAACATAGCATGTATGGCTTTGATGGCAGTGATTGGGGAGTACCTGTGTATGCGGACTGAGCTGCGAGCCATCCCAGTCAACAGTGGGCCCAAGTCCAGCCTCTGA